One window from the genome of Pedobacter schmidteae encodes:
- a CDS encoding TonB-dependent receptor, with protein sequence MKPFIHKLSALLFLFFVFSSSQQSFAQGNNFIVISGKIVDELSKEPIPGVNVLIKGTVNGIATGSNGDFDLKTRAKFPLTLVVSSIGFKTQEFEVKGTDSRINIALVTQTQLGQEVVITASRVEESILKSPVAIEKLDIRAIRESPAPSFYDALENVKGVQMITSSLTFKVPNTRGFNIPNNFRFMQLVDGVDMQAATLGVPLGNAIGPTELDIASVEITPGAASALYGMNAINGMSNLITKNPFLYQGLSLYQRTGVNHVDGIDANPSVLTETAFRYAHAFNNKFAFKINGSYMQGTDWRSNTRLDQNPNNLKSANPGFPALDGANNVAFDGWNKYGDDALAGSNLASNVSGLTIDGKPNQTLRVVRTGYYEVDLVSPKVDNLKFDAALHYRLTDHAELSYSYRIGKMDGVFQRGNKIQLDNVIVQNHKLELKGSNFLVRGYASLENTGDSYNVKPLADNIDLYGDGTGTNGNSAWGTKFKNALNTFATNNGGALTSANLAAATQYARQIADAGRAEPGTPEFQALKNTIRNINNWDFYNAKTLPNAPKTGGAALIQKSRLYNLEGQWDLSKKVKIFDLLLGADARIYDIVPDGNNFVDFKRPINERNVPLSDGSFGQDVYYKKFGGFGQVTKTLFDEKLKLFGSVRIDYNPEFDPKLTPRLAAVYTVANRHNFRFTFQQGYRFPALFEALSFVNNGTVKRVGSLSYINEGLGYLENSYTQASIINFNAAVSSQGNTDAAALANRGLLIRADLPKARPEKINSFEIGYKSILLDNKLVVDWDAYSNVYDGFLGQVQVNVPIGTTLGTDEAVIAMIDRNRDGAAANGGNAASNGQARYRVYTNAKNKYRNYGSSLGITYNFYEKFTVAGNASYNRMKSNATNDIFVTGFNTPKWSTNVSFSNREIFKNVGFSVVYKWQDSFLWESPLVTGTIAAINTFDAQVSVKIPAAKTSVKAGATNIFNKRYLQYAGGPTIGGLYYVAITLDGLLTK encoded by the coding sequence ATGAAACCATTCATACATAAATTATCCGCCCTCCTATTTTTGTTTTTCGTTTTTTCCAGCAGCCAGCAAAGCTTTGCTCAAGGAAACAATTTCATCGTCATCTCTGGTAAGATTGTTGACGAGCTCAGTAAAGAGCCTATTCCGGGCGTCAATGTGCTGATTAAAGGAACAGTTAATGGCATAGCAACAGGAAGTAATGGAGATTTTGACCTCAAAACACGGGCAAAATTCCCTTTAACCCTTGTTGTATCCAGCATAGGTTTTAAAACCCAGGAGTTTGAAGTAAAAGGAACCGACTCCAGAATAAACATTGCCTTGGTTACCCAAACACAACTGGGGCAGGAAGTAGTAATTACCGCTTCAAGAGTAGAAGAAAGTATTCTGAAATCTCCCGTAGCTATCGAAAAGCTCGATATCAGGGCGATTCGCGAATCGCCGGCCCCCAGCTTTTATGATGCACTGGAGAATGTAAAAGGCGTGCAGATGATTACCTCCAGTTTAACCTTTAAGGTACCCAATACAAGGGGTTTCAACATCCCCAACAACTTTCGCTTCATGCAACTGGTGGATGGTGTAGATATGCAGGCAGCTACCCTGGGCGTACCTTTGGGCAATGCCATTGGGCCAACCGAATTGGACATTGCAAGTGTAGAGATTACTCCAGGTGCAGCTTCAGCTTTATACGGTATGAACGCCATCAATGGAATGTCGAACCTGATTACCAAAAACCCTTTTCTATATCAAGGGCTCAGCTTGTATCAACGAACCGGGGTAAACCATGTTGACGGAATTGACGCCAATCCAAGTGTACTTACAGAAACAGCATTCCGTTATGCCCATGCGTTTAACAACAAATTTGCCTTTAAAATTAACGGTAGCTATATGCAGGGCACAGACTGGCGGTCTAACACGCGGCTGGACCAAAACCCCAACAATTTAAAAAGCGCCAATCCCGGCTTTCCTGCATTGGATGGTGCCAATAATGTGGCTTTTGATGGATGGAACAAATATGGTGATGACGCACTTGCCGGCAGTAATCTGGCCTCTAATGTAAGCGGACTAACCATCGACGGCAAACCCAATCAAACGCTTCGTGTCGTTAGAACCGGATATTACGAAGTAGATTTGGTAAGTCCTAAGGTGGATAACCTGAAGTTTGATGCGGCCTTACATTATCGGTTAACCGACCATGCCGAACTTTCTTATTCGTACCGGATTGGAAAAATGGACGGCGTGTTTCAGCGGGGAAATAAAATACAGCTGGATAATGTAATTGTACAAAACCATAAACTGGAGCTGAAAGGCAGTAACTTCCTGGTGCGCGGGTATGCTTCACTTGAAAACACGGGCGATTCCTACAATGTGAAGCCACTGGCAGATAACATTGATCTGTATGGTGACGGAACTGGTACTAATGGTAATTCGGCCTGGGGTACCAAGTTCAAAAATGCATTGAACACTTTTGCCACCAACAATGGCGGAGCCTTAACCTCGGCAAATTTGGCGGCGGCAACACAATATGCCCGTCAAATTGCCGATGCCGGTCGTGCTGAACCAGGAACACCGGAATTTCAAGCTTTAAAAAATACCATCAGAAACATCAACAATTGGGATTTCTACAATGCAAAAACATTGCCCAATGCACCTAAAACCGGAGGTGCCGCATTGATTCAAAAAAGCAGGTTGTACAACCTGGAGGGACAGTGGGATTTGTCTAAAAAGGTAAAGATATTTGACCTGTTGCTTGGTGCCGATGCCCGTATTTACGACATCGTTCCAGATGGAAATAACTTTGTCGACTTTAAACGTCCAATTAATGAGCGTAATGTTCCCCTGTCCGATGGCAGCTTTGGTCAGGATGTTTATTATAAAAAGTTTGGTGGCTTCGGTCAGGTTACCAAGACTTTATTTGATGAAAAATTGAAGTTGTTCGGTTCAGTACGGATTGATTACAATCCTGAATTTGATCCTAAACTTACTCCACGCCTGGCGGCAGTATATACAGTTGCCAACCGTCACAACTTCCGCTTTACCTTTCAGCAAGGTTATCGTTTCCCAGCCTTGTTCGAGGCCTTGTCTTTTGTAAACAATGGGACCGTAAAGCGTGTGGGTAGTTTGTCTTATATCAACGAAGGACTAGGGTATCTTGAAAATAGCTATACCCAGGCTTCCATCATCAACTTTAATGCAGCGGTAAGCAGTCAGGGTAACACTGATGCGGCTGCACTAGCTAATAGGGGGCTATTGATTAGAGCCGATTTACCTAAAGCCCGTCCTGAGAAAATCAATTCCTTTGAAATTGGCTACAAAAGCATTTTGCTGGATAACAAACTGGTGGTCGATTGGGATGCCTATTCGAACGTATACGATGGATTTTTAGGGCAGGTACAAGTAAATGTACCCATTGGCACTACTTTAGGTACCGATGAAGCTGTAATTGCCATGATTGACCGGAACCGCGATGGTGCAGCCGCCAATGGTGGGAATGCGGCAAGCAACGGACAAGCGCGCTACAGGGTATATACCAATGCCAAAAACAAATACCGCAACTACGGATCCTCATTGGGTATTACCTACAACTTTTATGAAAAATTCACTGTGGCTGGCAACGCCAGTTACAACAGGATGAAAAGCAATGCTACCAATGACATTTTTGTAACCGGTTTCAACACCCCAAAATGGTCTACCAACGTGTCATTTAGCAACCGCGAAATATTCAAAAACGTGGGCTTTAGTGTAGTTTATAAATGGCAGGACTCGTTTTTATGGGAAAGTCCGCTTGTAACGGGAACCATTGCGGCTATTAACACTTTTGACGCACAGGTGTCTGTAAAAATACCTGCAGCAAAAACCAGTGTAAAAGCAGGCGCTACCAACATATTCAACAAACGTTATTTACAATATGCAGGCGGTCCAACAATTGGCGGTTTATACTATGTGGCCATTACATTGGATGGTTTATTAACTAAATAA
- a CDS encoding sulfite exporter TauE/SafE family protein produces MSTSEQQIKVNIPQKSQEKKWRQIAYLCLLILAALFIGYALYSYLTYESLLAFGQELYAQMDDKFYWMLAVGFFAQLVDGALGMGYGVVSTTLLLSGGLNPAVISGSIHTAEMFSSGASGFSHYRFGNVNKKLFKTLLIPGVLGAVGGALLLCYAGDAFSQWIRPVISVYTLLLGLKILSNAFKDKPKPQKVKRAGWLAGAGGFLDSFGGGGWGPLVTSTLISKGRTPKYVIGSVSLTEFFVTMASAITFFFVLGVSHWQSIVGLIVGGVIAAPIAARLVGKLPIKKMFIGVAVIVILSSVRIIWMSIGKII; encoded by the coding sequence ATGAGTACATCCGAGCAACAAATAAAAGTAAATATTCCTCAAAAATCTCAGGAAAAAAAATGGCGGCAAATTGCCTATTTGTGCCTGTTGATTCTGGCTGCCCTCTTTATTGGCTATGCCTTATACAGCTACCTCACTTACGAATCGCTGTTGGCTTTTGGCCAGGAGTTGTACGCCCAGATGGATGATAAATTTTATTGGATGCTGGCAGTAGGCTTCTTTGCACAACTTGTTGATGGTGCTTTGGGGATGGGTTATGGTGTGGTTTCTACTACCCTATTGTTGTCAGGAGGACTAAATCCGGCTGTTATATCCGGTAGTATTCATACTGCCGAAATGTTTTCCAGCGGCGCATCAGGATTTAGTCATTACCGGTTTGGCAATGTCAATAAAAAGCTATTCAAAACGCTGCTTATTCCAGGTGTATTGGGTGCTGTTGGCGGAGCTTTACTGTTGTGTTACGCTGGTGATGCGTTTTCGCAATGGATCAGGCCAGTTATTTCTGTATATACACTTTTATTGGGACTCAAAATATTAAGCAATGCTTTTAAAGACAAACCAAAACCTCAGAAGGTGAAGCGCGCAGGCTGGTTAGCGGGTGCAGGAGGCTTTTTAGATTCCTTTGGCGGTGGTGGCTGGGGCCCGTTGGTTACTTCTACCCTAATTTCAAAAGGGCGCACCCCAAAGTATGTTATTGGATCGGTTAGTTTAACCGAGTTTTTTGTAACGATGGCCAGCGCCATTACCTTCTTTTTTGTATTGGGTGTTAGTCACTGGCAATCTATTGTAGGCTTAATTGTAGGAGGCGTAATTGCAGCGCCAATCGCTGCCCGCCTGGTGGGCAAACTACCTATTAAAAAGATGTTTATTGGTGTTGCAGTAATCGTTATCCTATCCAGCGTACGTATCATCTGGATGTCGATTGGCAAAATCATTTAA
- a CDS encoding DUF4833 domain-containing protein yields the protein MKSVKPNARLLFILGFIALFLDLGVYAQTADNSDPSPLKFPVPHGISNQLFYLQRDPNTNTIICELNVDEDGELNKKEPIKVYWLRYSEKGGREELSYIQRKFAYGIQSKAIGDDEYELRFVSHKKLPMYLQKSADDKKYHVYVTVNKKKIQLDRIFVRIEGGSFWIPNVKYVELKGINTANKAQTIERIKV from the coding sequence ATGAAATCTGTAAAACCTAACGCCCGTCTTCTTTTTATCTTGGGTTTTATTGCTTTATTTTTAGATCTGGGCGTTTATGCGCAGACAGCCGATAATAGTGATCCCTCTCCGTTAAAGTTTCCTGTACCACACGGTATCAGTAATCAGCTTTTTTATCTGCAAAGAGATCCAAATACCAATACCATTATTTGTGAATTGAATGTAGATGAGGATGGTGAATTGAATAAAAAGGAGCCGATAAAAGTATATTGGCTTAGATATAGCGAAAAAGGGGGGAGAGAAGAACTGAGCTATATCCAACGCAAATTTGCTTATGGCATTCAGTCGAAGGCTATCGGCGATGACGAGTACGAACTGCGATTTGTATCGCATAAAAAGCTACCCATGTATCTTCAGAAATCTGCGGATGATAAAAAATATCATGTGTATGTAACAGTGAACAAAAAGAAGATTCAGCTTGACCGTATTTTTGTACGTATAGAAGGAGGCTCGTTCTGGATTCCTAACGTAAAATATGTGGAGTTGAAGGGTATAAATACCGCAAATAAAGCACAAACAATAGAAAGGATAAAAGTTTAG
- a CDS encoding DinB family protein, whose amino-acid sequence MNKQEIVTELQNTITTFQQLISSFDETELNTQPFEGSWTPGQVAQHIIMANSGFGTLLNGPVKDAERAPDAMLNNIKGIFLDFTAKYNAPEFILPEIKEYQKERLLQALEQIKTDISNTVSDLEQELDKICLAFEIPGLGQLTRLEAVYFVIYHTQRHAQQLKNIKNSYLVS is encoded by the coding sequence ATGAATAAACAGGAAATTGTTACTGAATTGCAGAACACGATAACCACATTTCAGCAGTTGATCTCATCTTTTGATGAAACAGAATTAAATACCCAGCCTTTTGAAGGAAGCTGGACACCTGGGCAGGTTGCACAGCACATTATAATGGCTAATTCCGGATTTGGAACATTGCTAAACGGACCAGTTAAAGATGCAGAAAGGGCACCCGATGCTATGTTGAATAACATTAAAGGTATTTTTCTTGACTTTACGGCAAAATATAATGCACCCGAATTTATTTTGCCCGAGATAAAAGAATATCAAAAGGAAAGGTTGCTGCAGGCTTTGGAACAAATAAAAACTGATATCAGCAACACTGTTTCTGATCTGGAGCAAGAGTTGGATAAAATATGTCTGGCCTTTGAAATCCCTGGTTTGGGACAGTTAACCCGGCTTGAAGCGGTGTATTTTGTGATTTATCATACTCAACGTCATGCACAGCAGCTAAAAAACATCAAAAATAGCTATCTGGTTAGCTAG
- a CDS encoding JAB domain-containing protein has translation MVHNTLFKVAEVELTYKPKYKPSERPQISTSKQAHEVFISHWSFGKIELIEEFKILLLNRRNRVLGIVDISMGGVTETLADPKVIFAVALKSGASGIILCHNHPSEELQPGKADIDLTRKLQQGARLLDILILDHLIVSKGAFYSFADEGMM, from the coding sequence ATGGTACATAACACATTATTTAAAGTGGCCGAGGTCGAGCTGACCTATAAGCCTAAGTACAAACCATCTGAACGACCACAAATCAGCACCTCTAAGCAAGCCCATGAGGTCTTTATTTCCCACTGGTCGTTCGGTAAGATCGAACTCATTGAAGAGTTTAAAATCCTTCTGCTTAACAGGAGGAACAGGGTATTGGGTATAGTAGATATATCTATGGGTGGAGTTACAGAGACACTTGCAGACCCGAAGGTCATATTCGCTGTAGCTTTAAAGAGTGGGGCTAGTGGTATCATCCTCTGTCATAATCACCCAAGTGAAGAGTTACAACCGGGTAAAGCCGACATCGACCTTACAAGGAAGCTACAACAAGGTGCAAGACTGTTGGACATCTTGATACTAGATCATCTTATTGTAAGTAAGGGTGCATTTTATAGCTTTGCTGATGAAGGGATGATGTAA
- a CDS encoding HNH endonuclease signature motif containing protein: MNLFDLKDDICCTYKEEVYSVRENGMVYRHSKLGGRARKYDNLWTFGKVNINTGYLEIASATIHRIIATAFHGTPPTPQHVVDHIDTNRQNNRPSNLRWVTKLENILLNPITARRIAIVCGSVEEFLEEPSKFKGLFRDPNYDWMGAVSEDEAMDCRERLSAWAKSEKFPIGGSLDAWIFTRYTSYGEPIEKAPILIQAITPNALQREWQTPSEFPCCPQEYTGEPIQAYSQRLTEDAVFCVNDLYSSVVYKSVVINDGQSIYVMTHNEEGMKGWALAEVTFEDGMFVHTSKGTFFEEKGAEKQYCLAQGLEWTGGDGVDDYC; the protein is encoded by the coding sequence ATGAACCTATTTGATTTAAAAGACGATATATGCTGTACCTACAAGGAAGAAGTTTACTCAGTAAGAGAGAACGGCATGGTATACCGCCATTCTAAGCTTGGTGGACGAGCACGTAAGTATGATAACCTTTGGACATTCGGCAAAGTAAATATCAATACAGGATATCTTGAGATAGCATCCGCAACCATTCACCGTATAATAGCAACGGCATTTCATGGTACTCCACCTACTCCACAGCATGTCGTAGACCACATAGACACGAACAGACAAAACAATCGCCCAAGTAACCTTCGTTGGGTTACGAAACTAGAAAATATACTACTAAACCCCATTACAGCAAGACGCATAGCCATTGTTTGCGGAAGTGTAGAAGAGTTTCTTGAAGAACCATCGAAGTTCAAAGGACTGTTTCGAGACCCTAATTATGATTGGATGGGTGCGGTAAGTGAAGATGAAGCAATGGACTGCAGAGAACGGCTTTCTGCTTGGGCGAAGAGTGAAAAGTTTCCAATAGGTGGTTCTTTAGATGCATGGATATTTACTCGTTACACTAGCTACGGAGAGCCAATTGAAAAAGCACCGATCTTAATTCAAGCAATCACACCGAATGCTTTGCAACGTGAATGGCAAACACCATCTGAATTTCCATGTTGTCCGCAAGAATATACGGGTGAACCAATACAAGCTTATAGTCAAAGGCTAACCGAAGATGCTGTGTTTTGTGTTAATGATTTGTACTCGTCAGTTGTCTACAAGAGCGTAGTGATAAATGATGGACAATCGATATACGTTATGACGCATAATGAAGAAGGAATGAAAGGCTGGGCACTTGCAGAGGTTACATTTGAAGATGGTATGTTCGTGCATACTAGCAAAGGCACCTTCTTCGAAGAGAAAGGAGCAGAAAAGCAATATTGCTTAGCGCAAGGTTTAGAGTGGACAGGTGGAGATGGGGTTGATGATTATTGTTAA
- a CDS encoding toll/interleukin-1 receptor domain-containing protein: MQTLTPIRRTVEERAVQPDLRDVFLCHAWDDRLGAAKELHDLLVSQGVSVWFSEKDVGLGVPLMRAIDKGLANSRIGLVLVTPALLRRLPQEGIADKELSALLARDQLVPIVHNTTYEALREVSPLLGSRSGLSTQEESMRDIAAKLSELVEV; this comes from the coding sequence GTGCAGACACTCACACCAATCCGCCGCACAGTTGAAGAAAGAGCAGTGCAACCCGACCTTCGGGATGTTTTTCTTTGCCACGCTTGGGATGATAGACTGGGGGCGGCTAAGGAGCTGCACGATTTGCTTGTGTCACAAGGGGTTTCTGTTTGGTTCAGCGAGAAAGATGTCGGCCTCGGTGTCCCACTAATGCGTGCGATCGACAAGGGATTAGCGAATTCGCGAATCGGACTTGTGCTGGTAACTCCTGCACTACTTCGCCGTCTCCCACAGGAGGGCATCGCAGACAAAGAGCTTTCAGCACTGCTTGCGCGCGACCAGTTGGTTCCCATCGTGCACAACACGACCTATGAAGCCCTACGCGAAGTCAGCCCTCTACTCGGATCAAGAAGCGGTCTTAGCACCCAAGAAGAATCAATGCGGGATATTGCAGCAAAACTGTCAGAGCTAGTCGAAGTCTAA
- a CDS encoding putative phage abortive infection protein, which yields MASSESSSPSPRVSNRLIKNLVLAFLIGGVLVALIGIIVFSWEQQTLVANVKADSSLLGNMGSFLSGTVGVIWSLASVFLFYLALREQRKDIKINQDALNLQIKELEDTRMVYIDQSNTFKTQGFENTFFELLQLHASTVKDLTYTSSWQRQNSTSNGKAVFIVWKQELDHFSSGHARPPVHDVSGFPMESLSIPFASFEEIELALNTSYKKAYHQYENTLNHYFRQLYHIFKYVHLSPLITDDRRSFYTSLVRAQLSQNELYAIVYNSLVNGYGKPNFLFLIKKYNLAKNFNHSNLPSQLIWEYFKHEQELVSDPFV from the coding sequence ATGGCGTCCTCAGAATCATCATCACCATCACCTAGAGTGTCAAATCGACTAATAAAGAATCTGGTACTCGCTTTTCTTATCGGTGGCGTCCTCGTTGCTCTTATTGGCATTATCGTGTTCTCATGGGAGCAGCAAACATTAGTTGCAAATGTAAAGGCTGACTCTTCTTTACTCGGCAACATGGGCTCATTCCTCTCCGGTACAGTTGGAGTTATTTGGTCACTGGCTAGTGTATTTCTATTCTATCTTGCTTTAAGGGAGCAAAGGAAAGATATCAAGATAAACCAAGATGCTCTCAATTTACAGATCAAAGAGCTTGAGGATACTAGAATGGTATACATCGATCAGTCCAACACTTTCAAAACACAAGGCTTCGAGAATACATTTTTCGAGTTGTTGCAATTGCATGCAAGCACTGTAAAAGATCTCACCTATACATCATCTTGGCAACGCCAAAATTCTACATCAAACGGAAAAGCTGTTTTCATTGTTTGGAAACAAGAGCTAGATCATTTCTCTTCAGGGCATGCTCGGCCGCCTGTGCATGATGTTTCTGGCTTTCCTATGGAGTCTCTATCTATTCCATTTGCAAGCTTCGAAGAAATAGAGTTGGCCTTAAACACTAGTTACAAGAAGGCCTACCATCAGTACGAAAATACATTAAATCACTATTTCCGACAGCTGTATCATATCTTCAAGTATGTTCATTTGTCTCCATTAATAACAGACGACAGGAGGTCTTTCTATACAAGTTTGGTTAGGGCACAGCTCTCACAGAACGAATTGTATGCGATAGTATATAATTCCTTAGTTAACGGTTATGGCAAGCCAAACTTTTTGTTTTTGATTAAGAAGTACAACCTAGCGAAGAACTTCAACCATAGCAACCTTCCGAGTCAATTAATATGGGAGTACTTCAAGCATGAGCAGGAACTTGTAAGTGATCCCTTTGTTTAA
- a CDS encoding DUF4595 domain-containing protein: MNKSILMLSAACMLIVASCSKNKTEPEQENTCKVKLVEHIHNGSTDKYYYSYDSEGRITRVDYGTAQSTEYETFTYANNKVTWKGVGGDTEVYNLDASGKVTSANQGNDVLNFKYNTDGQLIEAAIGTDKQTLTYLNGNLSTSAYNTKAWVNITYGSAEGSNNIIYGWLFGEVLDFDEIGYRVTPYIGKLSKNLPSKIIYEPGVNQTTVNFTYANDATGKLMSAKMVSSSGTSNTYNEEYKFTYECK; encoded by the coding sequence ATGAACAAATCTATTTTAATGCTCTCAGCAGCTTGCATGCTGATCGTAGCTTCATGCTCTAAAAACAAAACTGAACCGGAACAAGAAAACACCTGCAAGGTTAAACTGGTAGAGCACATTCACAACGGAAGTACAGACAAGTACTATTACAGCTATGACAGTGAAGGAAGAATAACAAGAGTGGATTACGGTACAGCGCAATCGACCGAGTACGAAACCTTTACTTACGCAAATAACAAAGTAACATGGAAAGGTGTAGGAGGTGATACAGAGGTGTACAATCTTGATGCGAGTGGCAAAGTTACCAGTGCCAATCAAGGAAATGATGTACTGAACTTCAAGTATAACACTGATGGTCAACTGATCGAAGCAGCTATTGGTACGGACAAGCAGACCCTCACTTATTTAAACGGTAACCTATCTACCTCTGCCTACAACACCAAAGCTTGGGTTAACATCACCTATGGCAGCGCAGAAGGCAGTAACAATATCATTTATGGTTGGCTGTTTGGTGAGGTGTTGGACTTTGACGAGATCGGTTATCGCGTTACACCCTACATTGGCAAGCTGTCTAAGAACCTGCCTAGTAAGATCATTTACGAACCGGGCGTTAACCAAACTACAGTTAACTTTACCTATGCGAACGATGCTACAGGTAAACTAATGTCGGCCAAGATGGTTTCTTCCAGTGGCACGTCAAATACCTACAATGAGGAGTACAAGTTTACCTACGAGTGTAAGTAA
- a CDS encoding tyrosine-type recombinase/integrase has protein sequence MKNTVRATIEAFYAYKTLQKMEGTIEQRALSNYGQYHNKLLRYFDLEPQRKYTLADLSAEFWLRYRIALLNNEGGINTKPLCNASVNQHYQYITQFYGWLIDYNELPIRNHLKKLKKLNEAKQAKRFKVLSHQLLNEFYNVLEHKEKLRYTSLYLAALLLYENNIRLSEQVLIKTQHIDLKRNRLRVVNKKNDTVRTVIISAKATELIDIIYSKTVRKDVVITNEMYLFGGYNRLKPGKPLSYEDLGTWMRRFRKAYPQFAGRTLYEQKHTSITNQFDAGVDHQSIRERANHSSIVTTEIYLQASKVVAPYELRLDDI, from the coding sequence ATGAAGAACACTGTCAGGGCTACCATTGAAGCATTTTATGCCTATAAAACACTACAGAAGATGGAAGGGACTATAGAGCAACGTGCATTAAGTAATTACGGACAGTACCATAATAAATTACTTCGTTACTTCGATCTAGAGCCACAGCGAAAATATACTTTAGCTGACCTGTCAGCAGAGTTTTGGCTCAGATACAGGATAGCCTTGCTTAATAACGAGGGCGGCATTAATACAAAACCTTTGTGTAACGCATCTGTCAACCAACACTATCAATACATAACTCAGTTCTATGGGTGGCTGATTGACTATAATGAGTTACCAATCCGAAATCATCTTAAGAAGTTAAAGAAGCTGAACGAAGCCAAGCAGGCTAAGCGGTTTAAAGTACTCTCTCATCAGTTACTCAATGAGTTCTATAATGTACTCGAACATAAAGAGAAGCTACGGTACACATCGCTATACTTAGCAGCACTGCTACTTTACGAGAACAATATCCGACTATCGGAACAGGTCTTGATAAAGACACAGCATATTGATCTTAAACGGAATAGACTACGTGTTGTCAATAAGAAGAACGATACGGTAAGAACTGTAATCATTTCTGCAAAGGCTACGGAGTTAATCGATATTATATATAGTAAAACTGTGAGGAAGGACGTTGTTATCACAAATGAGATGTACTTATTCGGTGGTTATAATAGATTAAAGCCTGGTAAGCCCCTTAGCTATGAAGACCTTGGCACATGGATGCGGAGATTTAGAAAAGCCTACCCACAATTTGCAGGAAGGACGTTGTACGAGCAAAAACATACGTCTATAACCAATCAGTTTGATGCAGGTGTAGACCACCAAAGCATACGGGAGAGGGCTAATCATAGCAGTATAGTAACTACCGAGATATATCTGCAAGCCAGTAAGGTTGTGGCTCCATATGAGTTACGATTGGACGATATCTGA
- a CDS encoding DsbA family oxidoreductase, translating into MKVDIWSDVRCPFCYIGKRKFEMALAQFEHKDEVEVEWHSFELDPNATTAPDKNAYDYLAERYGRSREWSVETHKQVTQTAAEVGLTFNFEQSVIANSFDAHRLIQMAKQQGLGDVLEENLFKAHFTDGKNIADHEVLLQIGKDSGLNGLEVEVMLKSDDFTDEVRYDEKTAQDLGITGVPFFIFNQKLAVSGAQAPETFLGALVKAKEQG; encoded by the coding sequence ATGAAGGTAGATATTTGGTCGGATGTAAGGTGTCCGTTTTGCTATATAGGCAAAAGAAAGTTTGAAATGGCCCTGGCACAATTTGAACATAAAGATGAAGTAGAGGTAGAGTGGCATAGCTTTGAGCTGGACCCGAATGCGACTACAGCACCTGATAAAAATGCTTACGATTATCTGGCCGAGCGTTATGGACGCAGCAGAGAATGGTCGGTAGAAACACACAAACAGGTTACCCAAACCGCTGCCGAAGTGGGCCTGACATTTAATTTTGAGCAATCGGTAATTGCCAATTCTTTTGATGCACACCGTCTTATTCAAATGGCCAAACAACAAGGGTTAGGGGATGTGTTGGAGGAAAATCTGTTCAAAGCACATTTTACTGATGGCAAGAATATAGCAGATCATGAAGTTTTATTGCAAATTGGAAAAGACAGTGGATTAAACGGACTGGAAGTGGAAGTGATGTTGAAGAGTGATGATTTTACTGATGAAGTAAGATATGACGAGAAAACGGCGCAGGATTTGGGGATTACAGGTGTTCCGTTTTTTATCTTTAATCAGAAATTGGCCGTATCGGGTGCGCAGGCTCCGGAAACCTTTTTGGGTGCTTTGGTTAAGGCTAAGGAACAAGGCTAG